From a single Miscanthus floridulus cultivar M001 chromosome 8, ASM1932011v1, whole genome shotgun sequence genomic region:
- the LOC136474787 gene encoding uncharacterized protein translates to MVASKRAAADPTRSSNENKRTCSGERGTTESLVSAYEDVPSKAQSENGSRGYPPSTSRDTINRGIALLNAHHGPFGDIYPEDGVWGEFNRSFSLFLSKNVVALASFNGGTKFFSCTGFFINFDDECQTILTSATLVRDPDGSNKIVEGLKIKVLLPNNQSKEGTLKHCSLQYNVALVSVKNCRYVRHVNLEQCSINYSSKVVAVGRSFESGALMATRGARTCWSGPFDCEHLSYSTCKISKSGIGGPLVDIDGKFLGMNYYDKKMGTPFLYFDDLRGILQYFKTKQTEYWSMTGMKRRILEDNYYIQNRWILPDPSSMNEREREEERRVLASLHPTRGRRVKYAYTGGDVTVLK, encoded by the exons TGAGGATGTTCCCAGCAAGGCACAGTCTGAGAATGGGTCTAGGGGTTACCCCCCCAGTACATCAAGGGATACGATCAATC GTGGCATTGCTTTGCTTAATGCTCATCATGGTCCTTTTGGTGATATATATCCTGAAGATGGTGTCTGGGGTGAATTCAATAGAAGTTTTTCTCTTTTCTTATCAAAAAATGTTGTTGCACTTGCTTCGTTCAATG GAGGAACAAAGTTTTTTTCATGCACAGGATTTTTCATTAACTTTGATGATGAATGTCAGACCATTCTGACTTCAGCAACCTTGGTTAGGGATCCTGATGGTTCAAATAAGATTGTTGAGGGCCTGAAG ATTAAGGTGTTGCTTCCAAACAATCAAAGTAAAGAGGGGACATTGAAACATTGTAGTTTACAGTACAACGTTGCTCTAGTCAGTGTCAAGAACTGCCGTTATGTTCGCCATGTGAATCTTGAACAATGTTCAATAAATTATTCTTCCAAGGTAGTAGCTGTGGGCCGTTCTTTTGAATCAGGTGCATTAATGGCTACAAGAGGGGCACGAACCTGCTGGTCAGGCCCTTTTGATTGCGAGCATCTTTCTTACTCTACTTGTAAGATCAGTAAG TCTGGGATTGGAGGCCCCCTTGTTGATATCGACGGGAAGTTTCTTGGTATGAACTACTATGACAAGAAAATGGGAACCCCATTCCTCTATTTTGATGATCTCCGTGGAATCCTGCAATATTTCAAGACAAAGCA AACTGAGTATTGGTCAATGACTGGTATGAAGCGCCGCATTCTCGAAGACAACTACTACATACAAAACCG GTGGATATTGCCTGATCCAAGTAGTATGAATGAACGTGAACGTGAAGAGGAACGCAGAGTCCTAGCCAGCCTCCACCCAACCAGAGGTCGCCGCGTCAAATATGCATACACAGGTGGTGATGTAACCGTGTTGAAGTAG
- the LOC136474789 gene encoding uncharacterized protein: protein MYSFEQDHTAAARTTTTFDTSYQPCAGAAGRSLQSADHPGGQQVLRTAAGSGSGSAPAAAAVQPRRAKSSSKKHAAAASRHSSSSRRSSTTVVATDVNNFRAMVQELTGFPPAAIFRPLPRRVHAASPFVAVSAAAGQGCGGREQHGHASWEATNSSATAGGGGSSSPDDAPAVPPVVLAAQQPQFAPLGVFDGLSDLGSPEFDSWGDLSID, encoded by the coding sequence ATGTACTCCTTCGAGCAAGACCACACGGCGGCAGCGCGTACCACCACCACGTTCGACACGAGCTACCAGCCCTGCGCCGGTGCCGCTGGCCGCTCGCTCCAGTCTGCCGATCATCCCGGCGGCCAGCAAGTACTCCGGACCGCCGCCGGGTCCGGGTCGGGGTCCGCGCCCGCGGCCGCCGCCGTGCAGCCACGGCGCGCCAAGAGTAGTAGCAAGAAGCACGCGGCGGCAGCGTCGCGGCACTCGTCGTCGTCGCGCCGCTCCTCGACCACCGTGGTCGCCACCGACGTGAACAACTTCCGGGCCATGGTGCAGGAGCTCACCGGCTTCCCGCCCGCCGCCATCTTCCGGCCGCTGCCGCGCAGGGTGCACGCGGCCAGCCCCTTCGtcgccgtctccgccgccgcgggGCAAGGATGTGGCGGCCGGGAACAGCATGGGCACGCAAGTTGGGAGGCGACAAACAGTAGTGCtactgccggcggcggcggcagcagcagccccGACGACGCTCCGGCCGTGCCGCCTGTGGTGCTGGCGGCGCAGCAGCCGCAGTTCGCGCCGCTGGGCGTGTTCGACGGCCTGTCCGACCTCGGGTCGCCGGAGTTCGACTCGTGGGGAGATTTGTCCATCGATTAA
- the LOC136474788 gene encoding annexin Gh1-like yields MATLTVPSSVPAVAEDCEQLHKAFEGWGTNEKLIISILAHRNAAQRRAIRRAYADVYGKELLRALGDEIHGKFERAVILWTLDPAERDAVLANEEAKKWHPGGRALVEIACARTPAQLFAAKQAYHDRFKRSLEEDVAAHVTGDFRKLLVPLVSAYRYDGPEVNTSLAHSEAKILHEKIDKKAYSDEEIIRILTTRSKAQLLATFNSYKDQFGHAINKDLKADPKDEFLATLRVIIRCFTCPDRYFEKVIRLALGGVGTDEDALTRVITTRAEVDLKLIKEAYQKRNSVPLERAVAKDTTRDYEDILVALLGAE; encoded by the exons ATGGCGACGCTCACCGTCCCCTCCTCCGTCCCGGCCGTCGCCGAGGACTGCGAGCAGCTCCACAAGGCCTTCGAAG GTTGGGGCACCAACGAGAAGCTGATCATCTCCATCCTGGCCCACCGCAACGCCGCGCAGCGCCGCGCGATCCGCCGCGCCTACGCCGATGTGTACGGGAAGGAGCTGCTCCGCGCTCTCGGCGACGAGATTCACGGCAAGTTCGAG AGGGCGGTGATCCTGTGGACGCTGGACCCCGCGGAGAGGGACGCGGTGCTGGCGAACGAGGAGGCGAAGAAGTGGCACCCCGGCGGCCGCGCTCTGGTGGAGATCGCGTGCGCGCGCACGCCCGCGCAGCTGTTCGCGGCCAAGCAGGCGTACCACGACCGCTTCAAGCGCTCGCTCGAGGAGGACGTCGCCGCGCACGTCACCGGCGACTTCCGCAAG CTGTTAGTGCCTCTTGTAAGTGCATATCGCTATGATGGCCCAGAGGTGAACACATCTTTGGCCCATTCTGAAGCCAAAATTCTTCATGAGAAGATCGATAAGAAGGCTTACAGTGACGAGGAGATCATCAGGATTCTCACCACACGGAGCAAAGCTCAGCTACTTGCAACATTCAATAGCTACAAGGATCAGTTCGGTCATGCAATCAACAAG GATCTGAAAGCTGACCccaaggatgagttccttgcaACACTGCGGGTGATCATCCGGTGCTTCACCTGCCCAGACAGATACTTCGAGAAAGTCATTCGACTGGCTCTTGGAGGCGTGGGCACAGATGAGGATGCTCTCACCAGGGTCATAACTACTCGCGCCGAGGTCGACCTGAAGCTGATAAAGGAGGCTTACCAGAAGAGGAACAGTGTGCCGCTGGAGCGTGCTGTTGCTAAAGATACAACTAGAGATTATGAGGATATTCTCGTTGCCCTCCTAGGGGCGGAGTGA